The window accatcaagttcataaatatatacatatataacaacattgattaaatttaggttttcattcaaacattctctaaattaaactcaaatttagggtttgcatttaaacattctctacattaaactcaaacatcttctacattaaattcatgaagaaacaacctcattatgaagatcatggcaaataacaagtacattcgacatattcatagagtttaagtgtaaatgaccactataaatgacttacattttaaaatcaacaacaaataaaaaatttataataaaaacgtatcttaataagctgtagatcaacaagaagtagtaaattgcaagtttaagAACCTACATTTATGTGATAGTTCATGAACATTTtgtgaaccctaattttcgaaaaaggaaaaaaaatacaaaaaaatagtaCCTTAAGTGAACgtaggaagatgacagaactaattagtagtagaaacttgaaatttgatgcgattaattgaaggattaaagttgattttaatggtggaaagaagagggagatctCGTAGGTTGAATGAGGAAGTaaactgaaatgaggaagaaggagaactaGAAAATTTAacacgcattaagtcgctgttactaacagcgacttgacctgttgaccagtcaaacattaggtcgttgttagtaacaagtAACAACGACATATAcattgactaaaattttgaccatttcatTAAACTCACTGTTAGTAAGTGCGAGaatacaccaagcctagcttcGGAGGCAAGGACACTTATTTtgaaagtttgaacgaagcttattttttgaataaagttgttaaattatcatatttttttcaaattttcttgtaTTGTGTGATTCCCCTTTTAAGtaactttattttgtttataatatAAGAGGcctaaataaaatatttcaattgaGGATAATGAATACAAATTATCTCATTTGCTTTCTTTAAGTTTGAGGAGTTGGGAGGAGAAACACTTGATATTCTATTAAAATTTACTTCGTTTTCTTTAGGTAACTCTTGTGATATAAAGTCTAGGGCATatagttgtttaaatattttatttaggcCTCAtatgttataaataaaataataccacACCATCCATTTAAAAGGATATCAATACATACTACTTTATTCTCTCTTatgcgaaaatttgaaatgaataagattaattataaaaaaaaacatcaaataaaagcaaaatcaacttattttcaaatgtaagcGCCTAAATCTCAAACTTAAGGTATGGatctgttcgcacttactaactgtgaacatggttgttgacttttttgaccaaatcacttgttcgcagttactaagtGCAAACAGGAATGTCTCTAAATACAAAAGCTTCTTTCTAAGTGCAAACAGAGGAGTCTGGTCAAATAGAGTCAACATCCTATTCACGACTAACTGTGAACAGGGAGTTGACCCTGTTTGATCAGGTTTTCCTCTGTTCATACTTAGTAAGTGAGAATAgcttggttgattttttttgatcAGTTTGtctctgttcgcagttagtaattgcgaacagcaCCGAACCTGAGCTCTGGGGCTGGAGGTGCTTAcatttggaaataagttgattttgctcttattttatgctttttttataattaatcttatctatttcaaaatttcCCCTTATGCCTGATAATGGGTAGCGCCATAAGCTTATATTAGAACCATATGAATGAGAtgatttatatttattctcCTCACACTTAATCTCatatttcttcttcttttctacAATATTAGCTAAACCACTAGAAGCCTAAGAACGCATGTGCTAGCAAAGGGAGGATGACCAGTTACATTCAAATAAACATCTTTGTCATGAACCCAATTAAATAGTAACAAGTCCCCCGGTCAATGATCTTTCTTAGCCTCCGAAAGAAACCCCACTGGTGCCTCCTTGCACACAAAATTCACTTTTTTGCAACAAATATCCATGAGCATGTTACGAACCACATTATGCCTAAACTTCACGCCTACCTACTAGAAAAATGAACAACTTGTATCCCCTATTTGTCCATTTTGAGAGCATTGCAACTTGGACATAAACTACCCTTAGTAAACAAGGGAATGGTGAGTCATTAACACAAAACTAAACAAAATTATCGTTGCTCATTTTCTGTCGCAAACCTTCAATAGAAATTGTTAGTAGATAGTCATGGACATGCAGTTCATGAGTGGAGCTATGAACAACTTGTTTCGAGGTGACCATGTAACTAGCAATGACGTTTTTGTTATAACACTAAGACAATAATACCACCACTAGACAAGATCTTAGCTTAAAGCGAGCTTGCTTAAAGACGACAAGGAAAGCATAGTCATTAGCATCATTCACTAAGTAGATACTAAGGCCACCCATCTTAATGGGGAGAACATTACTAATCCGCAAAACTTGTCTAGCGGTTGTAACAATCTTCTCCAAACATGTACAGGATGCAAGATCAAATTGAACTTGTGCATTCATAAAAGAAACTGAAAAAGAAATCCTCAAACCATAATAAAACCTCTCAACCCCAGCACATTTATGAAGAAGAAACTCACATTGAAGATTATTAAGTTTTCCAACAACTGCCATTAGATCAATGGTTTTATAAACCCTTTTCATGGATTAATCATGAAAAAAACTCGAATTTGAACTCACGAGATTACCAAGGAGTTTAACCCCGCACAAGGACGAGATGTGTTTGGTGGAAAAACTCTAAATCAGAAAAGTTATGAATTATCCACATTAAGAAACAAACCAAGAAATGGCCATCCTCCCTAAAATAGTGTGTCACCAACAATAACACCATAATTAAGGTACTAAGTTTGGAGGTTTAACTTAGAAGAccgattattttaaaaattcaaaggATGTAGAATAAAGGCAAAGAGCAAAGAGTTTAAATGATCCTAGGAATAGCAATACTCCACCCAAGGAGTAAGAGTGGAGCATTGAGTCATGTCTCTAAACAACATGTTACATGTGATTTTCCCTCGTGTTTTTATAATTTGCTAAACCAAAAAAACAATGAACCAAAAATATAAGTGTAGAGAAGTATTATTCAAGTAGAAAATTTGGTAAGTGAAACAATAACCTCAACaatcaaaatttgaaatacagCTATATAAACACTTGAGTCCCCTGCAGATTGCTACAAAAATCATTACCATCTAAGCAATCCTTCTACATAGTTTCTGGGATTTGCGACTAAGAAAGCACAGCCATGACATCGGATGCCCTAAGAACTATATAGTCGGAACCATCCTTACCCTTGAACTCATTTCCTGCATACTTGGAATACATTACTGTGTTTCCTGTCGAAAGTGACAACGGTTTTCTATTACCTTCCTCATCGAGCGGACCAGGACCGACAGCAATCACctgttttataataagattgttaatgatCAACGAGGCTACGAAAAGGGAGATTAGAAAAGGGAATTGAAATTGAAGAAAGAATTATTACAGTGCCGACTGATGGCTTCTCTTTAGCGGCCTCCGTCAATAATAGACCTCCAGCGGTTTTGTCTTCGGCCTCAGCAACCTAATGTTTTTGACACGGAGGTGATCAGATTCATCAGCCATAATTTAGGGAACAAAGAAAATAAGAGATTTATTTGAAAGCCTTATGGTGTATTCAGCTATGGCTCGTCTTTTGAATACAAACATGTTGCTCTTCAATACACTTTACAGTTGGCCACACGAGCGGAGCAAAGATTTTGGAGGACGTATTtatttttgctatattttaaaaTGGGGCCCttaattatatcaaaagaatattttttctttccactttaagaaaaataatttaaaacaaaatgtattaaacattatattctaaaaattaccaaaatataaaaaaagtttacaaacaaatcacttaaaatgTGTTGCTCAGAACCGGGTCTGaataacactatttaatatgAGGCCTCTTATTTCAAGGGGCCCTAGGCAATCGACTACCTGGAATTGCCTCAAAACTGGCCTTACAACTTGGTCATTTACAGCTTGATGACGCCAAAATACTTTTCGCATCCAAATGCAAGTTCTTTGAATCTCTCATATTCTAATCACATATGCATACATATCCACAAGCAATAAACAAAAGAACCCGAGCGATTAAATCACAGGTAGAGACATCTAGACATGAATATTAGAGTACTGACCTTAATAAGAACTCTCTCATTCATAGGTTTAAGATCTTTGATATCATCTGTCTCAAGAATGCCGACAATGTCATCTTCCTTAAGTAGTAGATGgtttgacccattaaattcgAGCTCAGTCCCTGCATACTTGGAATACACAACCTGGGTACCAGTCTGCCGAAATAGAGAGGGTATAAAAATAATGGTCAACCAGCAAACACTATTTTAGCACCACACATAATAAACTAAAGATTTACCTTCACACCGACTTCTATTGTACTCTTCCCAACAGTCCTGCCTTCTCCAACGGCTACCACTTCACCGGACTGGGGCTTAGTTAGGGCCGTTGTGGGTAGCAAAATTCCGCCAGATGTCTTCTCCTCAGCTTCCTTGATCTTGACCAGTACTCTATCAGCCAGAGGTTTAAGTGAGGTATACTGTCCAATTGATCATCCATAGTTAGTGATCGATCTTGCATTCATGTTATTGAAGATATAAACTTGATCAAACATAGTTAACTCTTCTAGATGTGGTTGAAAATACAAAGCCAGCAAAACATTCTTACAATACATCGACATAAACGTATGCACAGTTTTGAGGTAACAGCACTCAATCAATGATGAATATCAAGATCAGAAGTTGAACAACTACATCTTTCAGCCTCAAGAATCTCAAGGTAGCAAATAATATCGGTCAAGCACAGTAATTCACACAACCAGATATCTATAGGTTTCTCCACAAAGCTAATCAAGGCATCTGTACTAAATATGATATGAGGACTTAAGCAAATCCCCTTCTAACTTTAACACAAATATATTGGCATGAATAATACTACCTTTAACCATAAATGAAAGAATAATACATTTGAATATGTCTCATTCCAATGCAAAGAAACAGGGGTGTATCTAGACCCGGGTTGTCATGGCCCATTGCCCGGATCATGAAAAATAAAGTAGTATGTTAAATTGATGTTCAGTGTTCAAACCCAAGAATTTCTATGCACTTTGACAAACGCGTTTCCAGCTAATTACACCAAGCCAATCAGAGGTCATACTTATAATATTGGTCCAGGTAATAAATTTTTTCTGGATTCGCCACTGCTGATAAAAATATACTAAAACAATCATTTGTCCATCCTATGCAATCACCACTCATCCAAACAAAACATTCATACATCAAATTCTCAGTAGACCACATCAATATCAACCATACTTTAATCAGTTATAAAAAGACACTAAAACAATCATGAATCCATCACAGCATCCTTAGCAAGAATCTTTCAAACAGTACCAAAACAAAAATTAGTATAGCATCCAACAGTTGTGCAATATATTTGTGCACAGAATACATACTATACTTATTTTCAAAGCTGAATTCCaaacaaaaaagttatttttaaaagtaaaagaataatgaaaagcAAACATAAGTACCTTGGGAGCAACAACAGTAGCAGCTCTAACAACAAGAGGTCTGAAAGACTTCTGGTTAAGCCCTTGCCTTAATGGTACAAAAGCATTAATCTTGACTGATGAAGGCCTAAGCCCTTCAAAAGTAGGCAAGATCCTGCTTGATACAGTTGCTGATGTAAGTTGTGCTGCTGCCATTACTCTGCTTCCACAATTCAGTTTCAAA of the Amaranthus tricolor cultivar Red isolate AtriRed21 chromosome 6, ASM2621246v1, whole genome shotgun sequence genome contains:
- the LOC130815416 gene encoding 20 kDa chaperonin, chloroplastic-like, with product MAAAQLTSATVSSRILPTFEGLRPSSVKINAFVPLRQGLNQKSFRPLVVRAATVVAPKYTSLKPLADRVLVKIKEAEEKTSGGILLPTTALTKPQSGEVVAVGEGRTVGKSTIEVGVKTGTQVVYSKYAGTELEFNGSNHLLLKEDDIVGILETDDIKDLKPMNERVLIKVAEAEDKTAGGLLLTEAAKEKPSVGTVIAVGPGPLDEEGNRKPLSLSTGNTVMYSKYAGNEFKGKDGSDYIVLRASDVMAVLS